A window from Pseudomonas moraviensis encodes these proteins:
- a CDS encoding diguanylate cyclase, translating into MPLHPVRPKILGFISEDVSAWLVALLVLLAGGILTGLLAWGTHNQFQQQSRQRFQLLANERYSRIAERFQDQEQRLDGLRRFFTNSESVSRAEFDGYSRPLLLRTQAYTYAPKISGAEREAFEQRVRDEGLSNFTIRELDAKGDLQLAAPRDAYVPVLYTQTQSRLAPPLGYDLLAQPLRRETLERADRLGNLVVSQPMHLVGIEPAYARGVLLLAPVNRSGESQPFGYVMAVISMRQLLADGLPDALHDYLSVRILDLSTPDQHEELFESTNEAVPGDLAATRLLRMADHDYQVDILPSYAFMQANHSSVGSVIILGGLLSALLSALLYVLVSQRQRAVRLVEVRTQELHEREQELRGTHGQLRGVLNAATQVAIIATDLRGVINTFNPGAEQMLGYSSAEVVGRMTLENLHLPRELAARSAELSARYGKSIPTCHAMLVEGGEVGGHEAREWTLVRSDGSHLPVNMLATPVLDEQGLWVGHLAICIDITERKRVHEVLAARDTLLKKLSAHVPGGIYQFKMEFDGRFSVIYASDGIREIYELEPDVLLLDSEAIFSRIHPQDAIRVRSSIRESAENLSPWREEYRVQLPERGLRWVRGEATPEELPGGGVLWHGYISDISDLKRVEEELRALSITDSLTGIHNRRYFQERLTTEMARVERGGGELSVIMLDIDHFKRINDHYGHAVGDRVLQAVCERIGHRLRRTDVFCRLGGEEFMVLCPDIDGEHAYMLAMELWEGLRSTPVDVVGVVTASFGIASWRPGEGADALLLRADSGVYAAKQNGRDRVEREMT; encoded by the coding sequence ATGCCGTTGCACCCCGTGCGCCCGAAAATTCTCGGTTTTATCAGCGAAGACGTCTCAGCCTGGCTGGTCGCTTTGCTGGTATTGCTTGCCGGCGGGATTCTCACCGGGTTGCTTGCCTGGGGCACCCACAATCAGTTCCAGCAACAATCGCGTCAGCGCTTTCAACTGCTGGCCAACGAACGCTACAGCCGCATCGCCGAACGCTTTCAGGACCAGGAGCAACGTCTCGACGGCCTGCGCCGGTTCTTCACCAACTCCGAATCGGTGTCCCGCGCCGAATTCGACGGTTACTCCCGACCTTTATTACTGCGCACCCAAGCCTATACCTACGCACCGAAAATCAGCGGCGCTGAGCGGGAGGCGTTCGAACAGCGTGTGCGTGACGAAGGCCTGAGCAATTTCACCATCCGCGAGCTGGACGCCAAGGGTGATCTGCAGCTGGCAGCACCACGCGACGCATACGTGCCGGTGCTGTACACACAGACTCAGAGTCGACTGGCGCCGCCGCTGGGCTACGACTTGCTCGCCCAACCCTTGCGCCGTGAAACCCTTGAACGCGCCGACCGTCTCGGCAACCTGGTCGTGTCGCAACCGATGCACCTGGTCGGGATCGAGCCGGCCTATGCGCGTGGGGTGTTGTTGCTGGCGCCGGTCAATCGATCAGGCGAGTCACAGCCATTCGGCTATGTGATGGCGGTGATCAGCATGCGCCAGTTGCTTGCCGACGGTCTGCCCGATGCCCTGCACGATTACCTGTCGGTGCGCATTCTGGATCTGTCGACCCCTGATCAACATGAGGAACTGTTCGAATCGACCAACGAGGCGGTGCCCGGCGATCTGGCGGCGACGCGTTTGCTGCGCATGGCCGATCACGACTATCAGGTCGATATCCTGCCAAGCTACGCGTTCATGCAGGCCAACCATTCTTCGGTGGGCAGTGTGATCATTCTGGGCGGCTTGCTCAGCGCGCTGCTCAGTGCCTTGCTATACGTGCTGGTCAGCCAGCGTCAGCGCGCGGTGCGTCTGGTCGAGGTGCGCACCCAGGAATTGCATGAGCGCGAGCAGGAACTGCGCGGCACCCATGGGCAGTTGCGCGGCGTGCTGAATGCCGCCACCCAGGTCGCGATCATCGCCACCGATCTGCGCGGAGTGATCAACACCTTCAACCCCGGCGCTGAACAGATGCTCGGCTACAGCAGCGCCGAAGTGGTCGGGCGCATGACCCTGGAGAACCTGCATTTGCCCCGAGAGCTGGCGGCGCGTTCGGCGGAGCTGAGCGCGCGCTACGGCAAAAGCATTCCGACCTGCCACGCGATGCTGGTCGAGGGCGGCGAAGTCGGCGGTCATGAAGCACGCGAATGGACGCTGGTGCGCAGCGATGGCAGTCATCTGCCGGTCAACATGCTCGCCACCCCGGTGCTCGACGAGCAGGGCTTGTGGGTCGGCCATCTGGCAATCTGTATCGACATCACCGAGCGCAAGCGCGTGCACGAAGTGCTGGCAGCACGCGACACGTTGCTGAAGAAGCTCAGCGCCCATGTTCCCGGTGGCATCTACCAATTCAAGATGGAATTCGATGGGCGCTTCAGTGTGATCTACGCCAGCGATGGCATCCGCGAGATCTATGAACTGGAGCCGGATGTCCTGCTGCTCGACTCCGAGGCGATCTTTAGCCGCATCCACCCGCAGGACGCGATTCGCGTGCGCTCATCGATCCGCGAATCGGCGGAGAATCTCAGCCCGTGGCGCGAGGAATACCGCGTGCAACTGCCTGAGCGCGGCCTGCGCTGGGTGCGCGGCGAGGCGACACCGGAGGAGCTACCGGGTGGCGGGGTGCTGTGGCACGGCTACATCTCGGACATTTCCGACCTCAAGCGCGTGGAAGAAGAACTGCGTGCGTTGTCGATCACCGATTCGCTGACCGGCATTCACAACCGCCGCTATTTCCAGGAGCGCCTGACCACGGAAATGGCCCGGGTCGAGCGAGGCGGCGGCGAGTTGTCGGTGATCATGCTCGACATCGACCACTTCAAACGCATCAACGATCATTACGGCCACGCCGTCGGCGATCGGGTGCTGCAAGCGGTGTGCGAGCGCATTGGCCATCGCCTGCGCCGCACCGATGTGTTCTGCCGCTTGGGCGGCGAAGAGTTCATGGTGCTGTGCCCGGACATCGACGGCGAGCACGCGTACATGCTGGCAATGGAATTGTGGGAAGGCCTGCGCAGTACGCCGGTGGACGTGGTTGGCGTGGTCACCGCCAGTTTCGGCATCGCCAGCTGGCGCCCGGGGGAGGGCGCGGATGCGTTGCTGCTGCGTGCGGACTCAGGGGTTTATGCGGCCAAGCAGAATGGCCGGGATCGGGTTGAGCGGGAAATGACCTGA
- the xdhB gene encoding xanthine dehydrogenase molybdopterin binding subunit — MSNHHAVEKTQAELAELFAQNLTTGVGRSVKHDSAAKHVSGEAQYIDDRLEFPNQLHLYARLSDRAHAKILSIDTQPCYAFEGVRIVITHEDVPGLKDIGPLMPGDPLLAIDDVQFVGQPVLAVAAKDLETARKAAMAAIIEYEDLEPVLDVVEALRKRHFVLDSHTHQRGDSASALATAEHRIQGTLHIGGQEHFYLETQISSVMPTEDGGMIVYCSTQNPTEVQKLVAEVLDVSMNKIVVDMRRMGGGFGGKETQAASPACLCAVVAHLTGQPTKMRLPRVEDMLMTGKRHPFYVEYDVGFDSSGRLHGINMELAGNCGCSPDLSASIVDRAMFHSDNSYYLGDATINGHRCKTNTASNTAYRGFGGPQGMVAIEEVMDAIARHLKLDPLAVRKANYYGKTERNVTHYYQTVEHNMLEEMTAELEESSQYAERREAIRRYNANSPILKKGLALTPVKFGISFTASFLNQAGALIHIYTDGSIHLNHGGTEMGQGLNTKVAQVVAEVFQVEIDRVQITATNTDKVPNTSPTAASSGADLNGKAAQNAAQTIKQRLIEFAARHYKVSEEDVEFRNGHVRVREQILTFEALIQQAYFNQVSLSSTGFYKTPKIYYDRSQARGRPFYYFAFGAACCEVIVDTLTGEYKMLRTDILHDVGASLNPSIDIGQVEGGFIQGMGWLTMEELVWNNKGKLMTNGPASYKIPAVADMPLDLRVKLVENRKNPEDTVFHSKAVGEPPFMLGIAAWCAIKDAVASLGDYQHQPKIDAPATPERVLWGCEQMRQLKAVKAVEAETELAPL, encoded by the coding sequence ATGTCTAACCATCACGCCGTAGAGAAGACCCAGGCTGAGCTGGCCGAACTGTTCGCCCAGAACCTGACCACCGGTGTCGGCCGCAGCGTCAAGCACGACAGCGCCGCCAAGCATGTGTCCGGTGAAGCGCAGTACATCGATGATCGCCTGGAATTCCCCAACCAGTTGCACCTGTATGCACGCCTGTCGGACCGCGCCCACGCGAAAATCCTCAGCATCGACACGCAGCCGTGCTACGCCTTCGAAGGCGTGCGCATTGTCATTACCCACGAAGACGTGCCGGGGCTGAAAGACATCGGCCCGCTGATGCCGGGCGATCCGTTGCTGGCGATCGATGATGTGCAGTTCGTCGGCCAGCCGGTGCTGGCGGTCGCGGCGAAAGACTTGGAAACCGCCCGCAAAGCAGCGATGGCGGCGATCATCGAATACGAAGATCTCGAACCGGTGCTGGATGTCGTCGAAGCCCTGCGCAAACGTCACTTCGTGCTCGACAGCCACACCCACCAGCGCGGCGATTCGGCCTCGGCGCTGGCCACCGCAGAGCATCGCATTCAAGGCACGTTGCACATCGGCGGCCAGGAACATTTCTACCTGGAGACGCAAATCTCCTCAGTCATGCCCACCGAAGACGGCGGCATGATCGTCTATTGCTCGACGCAGAACCCGACCGAAGTACAGAAACTGGTCGCCGAAGTGCTCGACGTGTCGATGAACAAAATTGTCGTCGACATGCGCCGCATGGGCGGTGGTTTCGGCGGCAAGGAAACCCAGGCCGCGAGCCCGGCCTGCCTGTGCGCAGTGGTGGCGCACCTCACCGGCCAGCCGACCAAGATGCGCCTGCCGCGTGTCGAAGACATGCTGATGACCGGCAAACGTCACCCGTTCTACGTCGAGTACGACGTTGGTTTCGACAGCAGCGGGCGTCTGCACGGGATCAATATGGAGCTGGCCGGCAACTGCGGCTGCTCGCCGGATCTGTCCGCGTCGATCGTTGACCGGGCGATGTTCCACTCGGACAACTCGTACTACCTCGGCGATGCCACCATCAACGGTCACCGTTGCAAGACCAACACCGCGTCGAACACTGCTTATCGCGGCTTCGGTGGCCCGCAGGGCATGGTCGCCATCGAGGAAGTGATGGACGCGATTGCCCGGCACTTGAAGCTGGACCCGCTGGCGGTGCGCAAGGCCAACTACTACGGCAAGACCGAGCGCAACGTCACCCACTACTACCAGACCGTCGAGCACAACATGCTCGAAGAGATGACCGCCGAACTGGAAGAAAGCAGCCAGTACGCCGAGCGGCGTGAGGCGATCCGTCGCTACAACGCCAACAGCCCGATCCTGAAGAAAGGCCTGGCGCTGACCCCGGTGAAATTCGGGATTTCCTTCACGGCGAGTTTCCTCAATCAGGCCGGTGCGCTGATCCACATTTACACCGACGGCAGCATCCACCTGAATCATGGCGGCACGGAAATGGGCCAGGGCCTGAACACCAAAGTCGCCCAGGTCGTGGCGGAAGTGTTCCAGGTGGAAATCGACCGTGTGCAGATCACCGCGACCAACACCGACAAGGTGCCGAACACTTCGCCGACCGCTGCCTCCAGCGGCGCCGACCTGAACGGCAAAGCTGCGCAGAACGCAGCGCAGACCATCAAGCAACGCTTGATCGAGTTCGCCGCGCGGCACTACAAGGTCAGCGAAGAAGACGTCGAATTCCGCAACGGCCACGTGCGTGTGCGCGAGCAGATCCTGACGTTCGAAGCGCTGATCCAGCAGGCGTATTTCAATCAGGTCTCGCTGTCGAGCACCGGGTTCTACAAGACCCCGAAAATCTATTACGACCGCAGTCAGGCCCGTGGCCGTCCCTTCTACTACTTCGCTTTCGGCGCAGCCTGCTGCGAAGTGATCGTCGACACCCTGACCGGCGAATACAAGATGCTGCGCACCGACATCCTGCATGACGTCGGCGCCTCGCTGAACCCGTCGATCGATATCGGTCAGGTCGAGGGTGGCTTCATTCAAGGCATGGGCTGGCTGACCATGGAAGAGCTGGTCTGGAACAACAAGGGCAAGCTGATGACCAACGGCCCGGCCAGCTACAAGATCCCGGCCGTGGCGGACATGCCGCTCGATCTGCGGGTGAAACTGGTGGAAAACCGCAAGAACCCGGAAGACACGGTGTTCCATTCCAAGGCTGTCGGTGAACCGCCGTTCATGCTCGGCATCGCCGCGTGGTGCGCGATCAAGGATGCGGTGGCGAGCCTCGGTGATTATCAGCATCAGCCGAAAATCGACGCACCGGCCACGCCGGAGCGGGTGTTGTGGGGGTGTGAGCAGATGCGTCAGTTGAAGGCGGTAAAGGCTGTAGAAGCCGAGACCGAGCTGGCTCCGCTCTAG
- a CDS encoding GntR family transcriptional regulator — MNEQLQPLKKQPRAGKAGRSGTQDDIVYAHIFEAILEQRLAPGTKLSEEALGEIFGVSRTIIRRALSRLAHEGVVLLRPNRGAVVASPSVEEARQVFLARRLVERAITELAVQHATAEQIAELRQMVNDERDSFSRGDRGAGIRLSGEFHLKLAEAAMNAPLISFQRSLVSQTSLIIAQYESGNRSHCSYDEHTQLIDAIEKRDGELAVNLMMHHMDHIDSKLNLDEEGASDDLHAVFSHLLQTKKPGRSSAKL; from the coding sequence ATGAACGAACAGTTGCAACCCCTCAAGAAACAACCGCGAGCAGGCAAAGCCGGCCGCAGCGGGACCCAGGACGATATTGTCTACGCGCATATCTTCGAGGCCATCCTCGAACAGCGTCTGGCGCCCGGCACGAAATTGAGCGAAGAAGCGCTGGGGGAAATCTTCGGGGTCAGCCGCACCATCATTCGCCGCGCGCTGTCGCGTCTGGCCCATGAAGGCGTGGTGCTGTTGCGGCCGAACCGTGGCGCGGTGGTCGCCAGCCCGAGCGTTGAAGAGGCGCGTCAGGTTTTCCTCGCCCGGCGTCTGGTCGAACGCGCCATTACCGAATTGGCCGTGCAACACGCCACCGCCGAGCAGATCGCCGAACTGCGGCAGATGGTCAATGACGAACGCGACAGTTTCTCCCGTGGCGATCGCGGCGCCGGTATTCGTCTGTCCGGCGAATTCCACCTGAAACTGGCGGAAGCGGCGATGAACGCACCGTTGATCAGTTTCCAGCGCAGCCTGGTTTCGCAGACTTCGCTGATCATTGCCCAGTATGAAAGCGGCAACCGTTCGCACTGCTCGTACGACGAACACACTCAACTGATCGACGCGATCGAGAAGCGCGACGGCGAGTTGGCGGTGAACCTGATGATGCATCACATGGATCACATCGACAGCAAGCTCAATCTCGACGAGGAAGGTGCGTCGGATGACCTGCATGCGGTGTTCTCGCATTTGTTGCAGACCAAGAAGCCGGGGCGCTCGAGCGCCAAGCTCTGA
- a CDS encoding YggL family protein, whose amino-acid sequence MATNRSQRLRKKLCVDEFQELGFELNLDFKEDLSEEAIDAFLEAFIKEAMEANGLGYVGGDDFGLVCLQKRGSVNEEQRAAVEAWLKNRSELTKYEVSPLLDVWYPEKPINAAK is encoded by the coding sequence ATGGCGACTAACCGTTCCCAGCGTCTGCGCAAAAAACTGTGCGTTGATGAATTTCAAGAGCTGGGTTTCGAACTCAACCTGGACTTCAAAGAAGACTTGTCCGAAGAAGCCATTGACGCTTTCCTCGAAGCATTCATCAAAGAAGCCATGGAAGCCAACGGTCTGGGTTATGTTGGCGGCGACGACTTCGGTCTGGTATGCCTGCAGAAGCGTGGCTCGGTCAACGAAGAGCAGCGCGCTGCCGTTGAAGCCTGGCTGAAAAACCGCTCCGAGCTGACCAAGTACGAAGTCAGCCCGCTGCTGGACGTGTGGTATCCGGAAAAGCCGATCAACGCGGCGAAGTGA
- the dacB gene encoding D-alanyl-D-alanine carboxypeptidase/D-alanyl-D-alanine-endopeptidase, which translates to MIKSLRPLFLAGLFLPLALPVSAATINTSLTPNVEKALKASKLQPTALSLVMVPLDGPGTPTVFNADVSVNPASTMKLVTTYAALEMLGPNHQWKTEFYTDGDLSGGILNGNLYLKGGGDPKLNMEKLWLLMRDLRANGVTQITGDLILDRNFFVQPQLPEFNDDGNDDNKPFLVKPDSLLVNLKALRFVARNDGGRVLISVEPPIASIRIENTVKALPSKQCTGGVRYNPVPQADGSVTVTVGGQLGEGCSSQTYLSLLDHATYTAGAVRAIWKELGGSIQGKDRLAPTPSSAKLLARAYSPDLAEIIRDINKYSNNTMAQQLFLSLGQRFRNDADGDDARAAQRVVRQWLAKKGITAPHLVMENGSGLSRAERVSAREMANMLQAAWHSPYAAEYISSLPIAGTDGTMRKRLKTTAMRGEAHVKTGTLNTVRAIAGFSRDVNGNTWAVVAILNDKAPFGASSVLDQVLLDLYKQPKLPQTASVL; encoded by the coding sequence ATGATCAAATCGTTGCGTCCACTGTTTCTCGCTGGCCTTTTTCTGCCTTTGGCCCTGCCCGTTTCCGCTGCCACCATCAACACTTCCCTCACCCCGAACGTCGAAAAAGCCCTCAAGGCCAGCAAGCTGCAGCCTACCGCGCTGTCGCTGGTGATGGTGCCGCTCGACGGTCCGGGCACGCCGACCGTGTTCAACGCCGATGTGTCGGTCAACCCGGCCTCGACGATGAAACTGGTCACCACCTATGCGGCGCTGGAAATGCTCGGCCCCAACCACCAGTGGAAAACCGAGTTCTACACCGATGGCGACCTCAGCGGCGGCATTCTCAACGGCAATCTCTACCTCAAGGGTGGCGGTGACCCGAAGCTGAACATGGAGAAACTCTGGCTGCTGATGCGCGACCTGCGCGCCAACGGCGTCACACAGATCACCGGCGACCTGATCCTCGACCGCAACTTCTTCGTGCAGCCGCAATTGCCGGAATTCAACGATGACGGCAACGACGACAACAAGCCGTTCCTGGTCAAGCCCGACTCGTTGCTGGTCAACCTGAAAGCCCTGCGCTTCGTTGCACGCAATGACGGTGGCCGCGTGTTGATTTCGGTGGAACCGCCGATTGCCAGCATTCGTATCGAAAACACCGTCAAGGCGCTGCCCTCCAAGCAATGCACCGGCGGCGTGCGCTACAACCCGGTGCCGCAGGCCGATGGCAGCGTGACCGTGACAGTCGGCGGCCAGTTGGGCGAAGGCTGCAGTTCGCAGACCTACCTGTCGCTGCTCGACCACGCCACCTACACCGCCGGCGCCGTGCGCGCGATCTGGAAGGAGCTGGGTGGCAGCATCCAGGGCAAGGATCGTCTGGCGCCGACGCCGAGCAGCGCCAAGTTGCTCGCCCGCGCTTACTCGCCGGATCTGGCCGAGATCATCCGCGACATCAACAAATACAGTAACAACACCATGGCTCAGCAGCTGTTCCTCAGCCTTGGCCAGCGTTTCCGCAACGACGCCGACGGTGATGACGCCCGGGCGGCGCAGCGCGTGGTCCGTCAATGGCTGGCGAAGAAAGGCATCACCGCGCCGCATCTGGTGATGGAGAACGGCTCTGGTCTGTCGCGGGCCGAGCGAGTCAGCGCGCGGGAGATGGCCAATATGCTGCAGGCCGCCTGGCACAGCCCGTACGCCGCCGAATACATCAGCTCGCTGCCGATTGCCGGTACCGACGGCACCATGCGCAAACGTCTGAAAACCACGGCGATGCGCGGCGAAGCCCACGTCAAGACCGGTACTCTGAACACCGTGCGCGCAATCGCCGGTTTCAGCCGTGACGTCAACGGCAACACTTGGGCAGTGGTTGCGATCCTCAACGACAAGGCCCCGTTTGGCGCCTCGTCGGTGCTCGATCAGGTGCTGCTGGATCTGTACAAACAGCCGAAACTGCCGCAGACCGCTTCGGTCCTCTGA
- a CDS encoding benzoate/H(+) symporter BenE family transporter produces the protein MTDATHARLRPLADTSPSAIVAGFIAMMTGYTSSLVLMFQAGQAAGLSSGQISSWIWAISIGMAVCSIGLSLRYRTPITIAWSTPGAALLITSLGGVSYGEAIGAYITCAVLVTICGLTGSFERLVKKIPASLAAALLAGILFKIGSEIFVAAQHRTGLVLGMFFTYLLVKRLSPRYAVLAALLIGTALSGFMGLLDFSGFHLEVATPVWTTPHLSLAATISIGIPLFVVAMTSQNMPGIAVLRADGYNVPASPLITTTGIASLLLAPFGSHGINLAAISAAICTGPHAHEDRNKRYTAAVWCGVFYGIAGVFGATLAALFAALPKELVLSIAALALFGSIINGLSIAMSEAKEREAALITFMVTSSGLTLFSIGSAFWGIVAGVVTLLILNWRKA, from the coding sequence ATGACCGACGCCACCCACGCCCGCCTGCGCCCGCTGGCCGATACTTCGCCTTCCGCCATCGTCGCCGGTTTCATCGCAATGATGACCGGCTACACCAGTTCGCTGGTGCTGATGTTCCAGGCCGGGCAAGCGGCCGGGCTGAGCAGCGGGCAGATTTCCTCCTGGATCTGGGCGATCTCGATCGGCATGGCGGTGTGCTCGATCGGCCTGTCGCTGCGCTATCGCACACCGATCACCATCGCCTGGTCGACCCCCGGCGCGGCGTTGCTGATTACCAGCCTGGGCGGTGTCAGCTACGGCGAGGCGATCGGCGCCTACATTACCTGCGCGGTACTGGTGACGATTTGCGGCCTGACCGGCAGCTTCGAACGGCTGGTGAAAAAGATCCCGGCTTCCCTGGCGGCGGCATTGCTCGCCGGGATTCTGTTCAAGATCGGCAGCGAAATCTTTGTCGCCGCGCAACACCGCACCGGGCTGGTGCTGGGGATGTTCTTCACCTATCTGCTGGTCAAACGCCTGTCGCCGCGTTATGCCGTGCTCGCTGCGCTGCTGATCGGCACCGCGCTGTCGGGCTTCATGGGGCTGCTGGATTTCAGCGGCTTTCATCTGGAAGTGGCGACGCCGGTGTGGACCACGCCGCATCTCTCTCTGGCGGCGACCATCAGCATCGGCATTCCGCTGTTCGTGGTGGCGATGACCTCGCAGAACATGCCCGGCATCGCGGTGCTGCGTGCCGATGGCTATAACGTCCCGGCCTCGCCATTGATCACCACCACCGGCATCGCCTCGTTGTTACTGGCGCCGTTCGGCTCCCACGGCATCAACCTCGCGGCGATCAGCGCGGCGATCTGCACTGGCCCGCATGCCCACGAAGACCGCAACAAGCGCTACACCGCCGCGGTGTGGTGCGGGGTGTTCTACGGGATCGCCGGGGTGTTCGGCGCCACATTGGCGGCCCTGTTTGCCGCATTGCCGAAAGAACTGGTGCTGTCGATTGCCGCACTGGCGCTGTTCGGCTCGATCATCAATGGTTTGAGCATCGCCATGAGCGAGGCGAAGGAACGGGAAGCTGCACTGATCACCTTTATGGTCACCTCGTCGGGGCTGACGCTGTTTTCCATTGGCTCGGCGTTTTGGGGGATTGTGGCGGGGGTGGTGACCTTGCTTATCCTGAACTGGCGCAAAGCTTAA
- the guaD gene encoding guanine deaminase, whose product MPLTRKAYRAAILHSIADPAEVGIEASYEYFEDGLLVVDDGKISAVGHASELLPTLPADIEINHYQDALITPGFIDTHIHLPQTGMVGAYGEQLLDWLNTYTFPCESQFGDKAHADEVADIFIKELLRNGTTTALVFGSVHPQSVNSFFEAAEKLDLRMIAGKVMMDRNAPDYLVDTAESSYVESKALIERWHGKGRLHYAVTPRFAPTSTPEQLALAGQLLTEYPDLYMQTHISENLKEIEWVKELFPERKGYLDVYDHYQLLGERSVFAHGVHLCDDECARLAETGSAISFCPTSNLFLGSGLFNLPMAEKHKLNVGLGTDVGGGTSFSLLQTLNEAYKVMQLQGARLSPFKSLYLATLGGARALRLEDRIGNLRPGSDADFLVLDYNATPLLSYRLKQSKNIAETLFVLMTLGDDRTVAQTYAAGALVHQR is encoded by the coding sequence ATGCCTCTGACTCGCAAAGCCTACCGCGCCGCCATCCTGCACAGCATTGCCGACCCTGCCGAGGTCGGCATCGAAGCCTCCTATGAATATTTCGAGGATGGCCTGCTGGTGGTCGATGACGGCAAGATCAGCGCCGTCGGCCACGCCAGCGAACTGCTGCCAACCCTGCCGGCGGATATCGAGATCAACCATTATCAGGATGCGCTGATTACACCGGGCTTCATCGATACGCACATCCATCTGCCGCAAACCGGCATGGTCGGCGCCTACGGCGAGCAATTGCTCGATTGGCTGAATACCTACACCTTTCCCTGCGAAAGCCAGTTTGGCGACAAGGCCCACGCCGACGAAGTCGCCGACATCTTCATCAAGGAACTGCTGCGCAACGGAACCACCACGGCGCTGGTGTTCGGCAGCGTGCATCCGCAATCGGTGAATTCGTTTTTCGAGGCCGCCGAGAAGCTTGACCTGCGCATGATCGCCGGCAAGGTCATGATGGACCGCAATGCCCCGGACTATCTGGTCGACACCGCCGAATCCAGCTACGTCGAGAGCAAGGCGCTGATCGAGCGCTGGCATGGCAAGGGTCGTTTGCATTACGCAGTGACGCCGCGCTTCGCCCCCACCAGCACCCCGGAACAACTGGCCCTCGCCGGGCAACTGCTGACGGAGTATCCGGATCTGTACATGCAGACCCACATCAGCGAAAACCTCAAGGAAATCGAATGGGTCAAGGAGCTGTTCCCGGAGCGCAAGGGCTACCTCGACGTCTACGATCACTACCAACTGCTCGGCGAGCGCTCGGTGTTCGCTCATGGCGTGCACCTGTGTGACGACGAATGCGCGCGACTGGCGGAAACCGGCTCGGCGATCTCGTTCTGCCCGACCTCGAACCTGTTCCTCGGCAGCGGCCTGTTCAACCTGCCGATGGCCGAAAAGCACAAGCTCAATGTCGGCTTAGGCACCGACGTCGGCGGCGGCACCAGTTTCTCGCTGTTGCAAACCCTCAACGAAGCCTACAAGGTGATGCAACTGCAGGGCGCACGGTTGAGTCCGTTCAAGTCGCTGTATCTGGCGACCCTGGGTGGCGCGCGGGCGCTGCGTCTGGAAGACAGGATTGGCAATCTGCGGCCGGGCTCGGATGCCGACTTCCTGGTGCTGGATTACAACGCCACGCCGCTGCTCAGCTATCGCTTGAAGCAGTCCAAGAACATTGCCGAGACGTTGTTCGTGTTGATGACGCTGGGGGATGACCGCACGGTTGCGCAGACGTATGCGGCGGGGGCGTTGGTGCATCAGCGCTGA
- the xdhC gene encoding xanthine dehydrogenase accessory protein XdhC: MYNWIDALADLQNQGEPCVLVTIIEELGSTPRNAGSKMVVSADRLFDTIGGGHLEFKALQIAREMLASGKQDTHLERFSLGASLGQCCGGATVLLFEPMGQVQAQIAVFGAGHVGRALVPLLASLPCRVRWIDSRKAEFPEHIPHGVRKIVSEEPVDEIDDLPAGSYCIVMTHNHQLDLELTAAILKRNDFTWFGLIGSKTKRAKFEHRLRDRGFDPSVVQRMRCPMGIGEVKGKLPVEIAISIAGEIIATYNASFGQHSARAEPIARLLPASRRSQAAKLKASN, from the coding sequence ATGTACAACTGGATCGACGCCCTCGCCGACCTGCAGAACCAGGGCGAGCCCTGTGTGCTGGTGACGATCATCGAAGAACTCGGCTCGACGCCACGCAACGCCGGCTCGAAAATGGTCGTCAGCGCCGACCGCCTGTTCGACACCATCGGTGGCGGGCATCTGGAATTCAAAGCCCTGCAGATCGCCCGCGAGATGCTCGCCAGCGGCAAGCAGGACACGCATCTGGAGCGCTTCAGCCTTGGCGCCAGCCTCGGCCAGTGCTGCGGCGGCGCCACCGTGTTGCTGTTCGAACCGATGGGCCAGGTGCAGGCGCAGATTGCCGTGTTCGGCGCCGGCCACGTCGGCCGCGCCCTCGTGCCGCTGCTCGCCAGCCTGCCCTGCCGGGTGCGCTGGATTGACTCGCGCAAGGCCGAGTTCCCCGAACACATCCCCCACGGCGTGCGTAAAATCGTCAGCGAAGAGCCGGTGGATGAAATCGATGACCTGCCTGCCGGCAGCTATTGCATCGTCATGACCCACAACCATCAGCTCGATCTGGAGCTGACCGCGGCGATTCTCAAGCGCAACGATTTCACCTGGTTCGGCCTGATCGGTTCGAAAACCAAGCGCGCCAAATTCGAACACCGCCTGCGTGATCGTGGTTTCGACCCGAGCGTCGTGCAGCGCATGCGTTGCCCGATGGGCATCGGCGAAGTCAAAGGCAAACTGCCTGTGGAAATCGCCATCTCCATCGCCGGCGAAATCATCGCCACCTACAACGCCAGTTTCGGCCAGCACAGTGCCCGCGCCGAACCGATTGCCCGACTGCTGCCCGCCTCGCGCCGCAGTCAGGCGGCCAAACTCAAAGCCTCAAACTGA